A single region of the Pseudomonas sp. VD-NE ins genome encodes:
- the yihA gene encoding ribosome biogenesis GTP-binding protein YihA/YsxC, with protein sequence MQLKNPILGLCQQSTFMLSAAKVDQCPDDEGFEVAFAGRSNAGKSSALNTLTHASLARTSKTPGRTQLLNFFKLDEDRRLVDLPGYGYAKVPIPLKMHWQRHLEAYLGGRESLKGLILMMDIRHPMTDFDLLMLDWAVAAGMPMHILLTKADKLTYGAAKNTLLKVQSEIRKGWGDLVTIQLFSAPKRMGLEEAYTVLAGWMELADKGAEATAE encoded by the coding sequence ATGCAACTCAAGAATCCCATCCTCGGCCTGTGCCAACAGTCCACGTTCATGCTCAGTGCCGCCAAAGTCGATCAATGCCCTGACGACGAAGGCTTCGAAGTGGCGTTTGCCGGTCGTTCCAACGCCGGCAAATCCAGCGCGCTGAACACTTTGACTCACGCCAGCCTGGCGCGCACCTCGAAAACCCCGGGTCGCACACAGCTGTTGAACTTCTTCAAGCTAGACGAAGATCGCCGTCTGGTCGACCTGCCGGGCTACGGTTACGCAAAAGTACCGATCCCGTTGAAGATGCACTGGCAGCGTCACCTTGAGGCTTACCTCGGTGGCCGCGAGAGTTTGAAAGGTTTGATTCTGATGATGGACATCCGTCATCCAATGACCGACTTCGACCTGCTGATGCTCGACTGGGCCGTTGCGGCCGGCATGCCGATGCACATCCTGCTGACCAAGGCCGACAAACTGACCTACGGCGCAGCCAAGAACACCCTGCTCAAAGTGCAGTCGGAAATCCGCAAGGGCTGGGGCGATCTGGTCACCATCCAGCTCTTCTCGGCACCAAAACGCATGGGCCTGGAAGAGGCCTACACTGTACTGGCCGGCTGGATGGAACTGGCAGACAAAGGCGCCGAGGCGACAGCCGAGTAA
- the polA gene encoding DNA polymerase I, with protein MSQAPLVLVDGSSYLYRAFHALPPLTTSKGLPTGAVKGVLNMLKSLRKQYPDSPFAVVFDAKGGTFRDEMYAEYKANRPSMPDDMRVQIEPLHQSVIALGFPLLCVEGVEADDVIGTLARSSAAADRPVVISTGDKDMAQLVDGHITLVNTMSGSSMDVEGVKEKFGVAPEQIIDYLALMGDSSDNIPGVPGIGPKTASGLLVGVNGGLTELYANLDIVPTLPIRGAKTLPAKLEEHKEMAFLSYQLATIKVDVPLDVELDDLQMGAEDPAKLYELYSLLEFKSWINDLDRDAKRLELSAASEPAPAGDLFSAPTEDAPAVPAEAAYETILDQARFDVWLEKLNNAKLFAFDTETTGIDAQQAQLVGLSFAVQANEAAYIPLTHSYIGVPEQLDRDTVLRALKPILEDPSKLKVGQHAKFDMNILANCAIGGDQSQGINVRGIAFDTMLESYVLNSTATRHDMDSLAQKYLDHTTVSFQDIAGKGAKQLTFDQIALEQAGPYAAEDADITLRLHQTLFEKLSAIPSLASVLTDIEIPLVPVLARIERQGAFVDAELLGIQSIELGNKMVALEREAFEIAGEEFNLGSPKQLGVILYEKLGLPVLKKTAKGQPSTAEEVLAKLAEDDHRLPKVLMEHRSMSKLKSTYTDRLPEQINPRTGRIHTSYHQAVASTGRLSSSDPNLQNIPVRTAEGRRIRQAFVAPKGYKLLAADYSQIELRIMAHLSKDEGLMNAFRNNLDVHTATAAEVFKVELNEVTSDQRRGAKAINFGLIYGMGAQKLGKDIGVDTKTAKAYIDTYFARYPGVREYMERTRAQAADQGYVETFFGRRLYLPEINSNKPQERAAAERTAINAPMQGTAADIIKKAMVAVDNWLATSGLDAKVILQVHDELVLEVREDLVEQVSAEIRVHMSEAAKLDVPLLVEVGVGNNWDEAH; from the coding sequence ATGAGCCAAGCCCCCCTCGTCCTGGTGGACGGTTCGTCTTACCTGTACCGCGCCTTTCACGCGCTGCCACCACTGACCACTTCCAAAGGCCTGCCGACCGGTGCGGTCAAAGGCGTGCTGAACATGCTCAAGAGTCTGCGCAAGCAGTACCCGGACAGCCCGTTCGCCGTGGTGTTCGACGCCAAGGGTGGGACATTTCGCGATGAGATGTACGCCGAATACAAAGCCAATCGCCCAAGCATGCCCGACGACATGCGCGTGCAGATCGAGCCCCTGCACCAGAGCGTGATCGCCCTCGGTTTCCCGCTGCTGTGCGTGGAAGGCGTCGAGGCTGACGACGTCATCGGCACTCTCGCCCGCAGCAGCGCGGCGGCAGATCGTCCGGTGGTCATCTCCACTGGCGACAAGGACATGGCGCAACTGGTCGATGGCCACATTACCTTGGTCAACACCATGTCCGGTAGTTCGATGGACGTGGAAGGCGTGAAGGAGAAATTCGGCGTCGCACCGGAGCAGATCATCGATTATCTGGCGCTGATGGGCGATTCGTCCGACAACATTCCGGGCGTTCCGGGCATTGGTCCGAAGACCGCTTCCGGCCTGCTGGTCGGCGTCAATGGCGGCCTGACCGAGCTGTACGCCAATCTCGACATCGTCCCGACCCTGCCGATTCGCGGCGCAAAAACCCTGCCGGCCAAGCTCGAAGAGCACAAGGAGATGGCGTTCCTCTCCTATCAACTGGCGACCATCAAGGTCGACGTGCCGCTGGACGTCGAACTCGACGATCTGCAGATGGGCGCGGAAGACCCGGCCAAGCTCTACGAGCTGTACTCGCTGCTGGAATTCAAAAGCTGGATCAACGATCTGGATCGCGACGCCAAGCGTCTGGAGCTGAGCGCAGCCAGCGAGCCTGCACCGGCCGGCGATCTGTTCAGCGCGCCAACGGAAGACGCGCCTGCCGTTCCCGCCGAAGCTGCCTACGAAACCATCCTTGATCAGGCGCGCTTCGACGTCTGGCTGGAAAAGTTGAACAACGCCAAGCTGTTCGCCTTCGACACCGAAACCACCGGCATTGACGCGCAGCAGGCGCAACTGGTCGGTCTGTCGTTCGCCGTGCAGGCCAACGAAGCCGCGTACATTCCGCTGACCCACTCCTACATCGGCGTGCCGGAGCAACTGGATCGCGACACCGTGCTGCGCGCACTCAAGCCGATTCTCGAAGACCCGAGCAAGCTCAAGGTCGGCCAGCACGCCAAGTTCGACATGAATATCCTGGCCAACTGCGCCATCGGCGGCGATCAGAGCCAAGGCATCAACGTGCGCGGTATCGCCTTCGACACGATGCTTGAGTCCTACGTGCTCAACTCCACCGCCACCCGTCACGACATGGACAGCCTCGCGCAGAAGTACCTGGATCACACCACCGTGAGCTTCCAGGACATCGCCGGCAAAGGCGCCAAGCAGCTGACTTTCGACCAGATCGCGCTGGAACAGGCCGGGCCGTACGCCGCCGAAGACGCCGACATCACTCTGCGTCTGCACCAGACTTTGTTCGAAAAACTCAGCGCCATTCCGAGCCTGGCCAGCGTTTTGACTGATATCGAGATCCCGCTGGTGCCGGTTCTCGCGCGCATCGAACGCCAAGGCGCATTTGTCGACGCTGAGCTGCTCGGCATCCAGAGCATCGAACTGGGCAACAAAATGGTCGCACTTGAGCGCGAAGCGTTCGAGATCGCCGGGGAAGAATTCAACCTTGGCTCGCCGAAGCAGTTGGGCGTGATTCTCTACGAGAAACTCGGCCTGCCAGTATTGAAGAAGACCGCCAAGGGCCAGCCGTCCACCGCTGAAGAAGTGTTGGCGAAACTCGCCGAAGACGATCACCGCTTGCCGAAGGTGCTGATGGAGCACCGTTCGATGAGCAAGCTGAAAAGCACTTACACCGATCGCCTGCCGGAGCAGATCAACCCGCGTACCGGGCGTATTCACACCTCGTATCACCAGGCTGTGGCGTCGACCGGTCGCTTGTCCTCGAGTGATCCGAACCTGCAGAACATCCCGGTGCGCACCGCTGAAGGTCGACGCATCCGTCAGGCATTCGTCGCGCCGAAAGGCTACAAACTGCTGGCAGCGGACTATTCGCAAATCGAACTGCGGATCATGGCGCACTTGTCCAAGGACGAAGGTCTGATGAACGCCTTCCGCAACAATCTGGACGTGCACACCGCCACAGCTGCCGAAGTGTTCAAGGTCGAACTCAACGAAGTGACCTCCGACCAACGCCGTGGCGCCAAAGCGATCAACTTCGGCCTGATCTACGGTATGGGCGCGCAGAAACTCGGCAAGGACATCGGCGTCGACACCAAGACCGCCAAGGCTTACATCGATACCTACTTCGCCCGCTATCCGGGGGTTCGCGAATACATGGAGCGCACCCGCGCGCAGGCGGCGGATCAGGGTTATGTCGAGACCTTCTTCGGTCGTCGTCTGTACCTGCCGGAGATCAACTCGAACAAGCCGCAGGAACGCGCTGCCGCCGAGCGCACGGCGATCAACGCGCCGATGCAGGGCACGGCCGCCGACATCATCAAGAAAGCCATGGTCGCGGTGGATAACTGGCTGGCGACGTCCGGGCTGGACGCCAAAGTCATCCTGCAGGTGCACGATGAACTGGTGCTGGAAGTTCGCGAGGATCTGGTCGAGCAGGTCAGTGCCGAAATTCGCGTGCACATGAGCGAAGCGGCGAAACTGGATGTACCGCTGCTGGTCGAAGTGGGTGTGGGCAACAACTGGGATGAGGCTCACTGA
- a CDS encoding DUF2782 domain-containing protein, which translates to MRTLNRLLLVGLIAASPLAAMAADDAPASEPEVTINTHTEGDKVIQEYSRSGFVYAIKVTPKGGKPYFLVRADGTDANYIRSDQPDMLIPSWEIFTWK; encoded by the coding sequence ATGCGTACGTTAAATCGCTTGCTGCTGGTCGGTCTGATTGCTGCCTCACCGTTGGCCGCGATGGCGGCGGATGATGCGCCCGCTTCGGAGCCGGAAGTTACGATCAACACGCACACGGAAGGCGACAAGGTCATCCAGGAATACAGTCGCAGTGGCTTCGTCTACGCGATCAAGGTCACGCCGAAGGGTGGCAAACCGTATTTCCTGGTGCGCGCCGATGGTACGGACGCGAACTACATTCGCTCCGACCAGCCGGATATGCTGATTCCGTCGTGGGAAATCTTTACCTGGAAGTAA
- a CDS encoding thiol:disulfide interchange protein DsbA/DsbL gives MRNLIISAALVAASLFGVTAQAAEAPAAPYVELANPVPVAEPGKIEVVELFWYGCPHCYAFEPVINPWVEKLPKDVNFVRIPAMFGGPWDAHGQMFLTLEAMGVEHKVHAAVFNAIQKEHKKLTDKNDMADFLATQGVDKDKFLATFDSFAIKGQIVKARELAKKYEITGVPTMIVNGKYRFDIGSAGGAEQALQLADQLVAKERAATKAAAN, from the coding sequence ATGCGTAATCTGATCATCAGCGCCGCCCTCGTCGCTGCCAGCCTGTTCGGCGTGACCGCTCAAGCCGCCGAAGCCCCTGCCGCACCTTATGTCGAATTGGCCAACCCGGTGCCAGTGGCAGAGCCTGGCAAGATCGAAGTGGTCGAGCTGTTCTGGTACGGCTGCCCGCACTGCTACGCCTTTGAGCCGGTGATCAACCCGTGGGTTGAAAAACTGCCCAAGGACGTCAACTTCGTGCGTATCCCGGCCATGTTCGGCGGCCCATGGGACGCTCACGGCCAGATGTTCCTGACCCTCGAAGCCATGGGTGTCGAGCACAAGGTTCACGCGGCGGTATTCAACGCGATCCAGAAAGAACACAAGAAGCTGACCGACAAGAACGACATGGCTGACTTCCTCGCTACCCAAGGCGTGGACAAGGACAAGTTCCTCGCCACGTTCGACTCGTTCGCCATCAAAGGTCAGATCGTCAAGGCCCGTGAACTGGCCAAGAAGTATGAAATCACTGGCGTGCCAACCATGATCGTCAACGGCAAGTACCGCTTCGACATCGGCTCTGCCGGTGGTGCCGAGCAAGCGCTGCAACTGGCTGACCAACTGGTCGCCAAAGAGCGAGCGGCAACCAAGGCAGCTGCCAACTAA
- a CDS encoding c-type cytochrome codes for MNKLIVSLLLTVGISGFAHAAGDAAAGQAKAAVCGACHGPDGNSMAPNFPKLAGQGERYLTKQLHDIKSGKRTVLEMTGLLTNLSDQDLADIAAYFASQKGSVGAADPKIVARGEALFRGGNLAKGLPACTGCHSPNGAGNAAAGFPHLGGQHAQYIAKQLTDFRKEEGGRTNDGDTMTMQTIAKRLSDEDIAAVSSYIQGLH; via the coding sequence ATGAACAAATTGATCGTGAGTCTGCTGTTGACCGTGGGAATCTCAGGCTTCGCCCATGCTGCCGGTGATGCCGCAGCAGGCCAGGCGAAAGCTGCCGTATGCGGAGCCTGTCATGGCCCCGACGGAAACAGCATGGCGCCAAACTTTCCGAAACTGGCCGGCCAAGGTGAACGCTACCTGACCAAGCAACTGCACGACATCAAGTCGGGCAAGCGCACCGTTCTGGAAATGACCGGGCTGCTGACCAACCTGAGCGATCAGGACCTGGCCGACATCGCCGCCTACTTCGCCAGCCAGAAAGGCAGCGTCGGCGCCGCCGATCCGAAGATCGTCGCCCGCGGTGAGGCCCTGTTCCGGGGCGGCAACCTGGCCAAGGGCCTGCCAGCTTGCACCGGTTGCCACTCGCCGAACGGCGCCGGTAACGCGGCTGCCGGCTTCCCGCACCTGGGTGGCCAACACGCTCAATACATCGCCAAGCAACTGACCGATTTCCGCAAGGAAGAAGGCGGCCGCACCAACGACGGCGACACCATGACCATGCAGACCATCGCCAAGCGCCTGAGCGACGAAGATATCGCTGCAGTCTCCAGCTACATTCAAGGTCTGCACTAA
- the znuC gene encoding zinc ABC transporter ATP-binding protein ZnuC has protein sequence MSNALIRLEQVAVTFAGQAVLDNIELSVEPGQIVTLIGPNGAGKTTLVRAVLGLLKPDSGSVWRKPKLRVGYMPQKLHVDPTLPLSVLRFLRLVPGVDRPRALAALKEVGAEHVIDSPVQSVSGGEMQRVLLARALLREPELLVLDEPVQGVDVAGQAELYSLITRLRDRHGCGVLMVSHDLHLVMSTTDQVVCLNRHVCCSGHPEQVSGDPAFVELFGKNAQSLAVYHHHHDHAHDLHGSVVKGPVIGQPHVHGDNCKHG, from the coding sequence ATGAGCAATGCGCTGATCCGTCTGGAGCAGGTCGCCGTCACATTTGCCGGGCAGGCTGTGCTGGACAACATCGAGCTGAGCGTCGAGCCGGGGCAGATCGTCACCCTGATCGGCCCCAACGGCGCCGGCAAAACCACGCTGGTGCGCGCCGTGCTGGGCCTGTTGAAGCCGGACAGCGGCAGCGTATGGCGCAAGCCGAAACTGCGCGTCGGTTACATGCCGCAAAAACTCCACGTCGATCCGACGTTGCCGCTTTCAGTGCTGCGCTTTCTGCGTCTGGTGCCGGGCGTTGATCGTCCGCGAGCCTTGGCCGCATTAAAAGAAGTGGGTGCCGAACACGTTATCGACAGCCCGGTGCAAAGTGTTTCCGGTGGTGAAATGCAGCGTGTGCTGCTGGCGCGGGCACTGCTGCGCGAGCCGGAATTGCTGGTGCTCGATGAGCCGGTGCAGGGCGTCGACGTCGCCGGGCAAGCCGAGCTGTACAGCCTGATCACACGTCTGCGCGACCGCCATGGTTGCGGCGTGCTGATGGTGTCCCACGATTTGCATCTGGTGATGAGTACCACCGACCAGGTGGTCTGCCTCAACCGTCACGTCTGCTGCTCCGGGCATCCCGAGCAGGTCAGCGGTGATCCGGCGTTTGTCGAGCTGTTCGGCAAGAACGCGCAGAGCCTGGCGGTCTACCACCACCATCACGACCATGCTCACGACCTGCACGGTTCGGTGGTCAAAGGGCCGGTTATTGGCCAACCTCACGTTCACGGAGACAACTGCAAGCATGGCTGA
- a CDS encoding zinc ABC transporter substrate-binding protein ZnuA, which yields MSRLFSVFVAFVASFLLIGSAQAEVKVLTSIKPLQLIAAAVQDGVAIPEVLLPPGASPHNYALRPSDVRKVQSVDLLYWIGPDMEGFLPRVLNGRTLPSVAVQDLPGMKLRRFAEDSHSHAEEADEHDHDHRPGTLDAHLWLSPVNARVIADKMAADLSAADPANAERYQSNAKAFDERLDALDQRLKKRLASVEGKPYFVFHEAFDYFEEAYGLKHAGVFSVAAEVQPGAQHVAAMRKRLQEVGKTCVFSEPPLRPRLAETLVAGLPVKLAELDALGGYTPATAQGYEQVLEKLGNDLAGCLESL from the coding sequence GTGTCCCGACTTTTTTCTGTTTTTGTGGCTTTTGTCGCCAGTTTTCTGCTGATCGGTTCGGCTCAGGCCGAGGTCAAAGTCCTCACCAGCATCAAGCCGTTGCAGCTGATTGCAGCGGCCGTGCAGGACGGCGTGGCGATTCCCGAAGTGCTGCTGCCGCCGGGCGCCTCGCCGCACAATTACGCGCTGCGGCCATCCGACGTACGGAAGGTGCAATCGGTCGATCTGCTCTACTGGATCGGCCCGGACATGGAAGGTTTCCTGCCCCGTGTGCTGAATGGTCGTACGCTGCCGAGCGTCGCCGTGCAGGATCTGCCGGGGATGAAACTGCGGCGGTTCGCTGAAGACAGCCACTCCCACGCGGAAGAGGCCGACGAGCATGATCACGATCACCGCCCGGGCACGCTGGATGCGCATTTGTGGCTATCGCCGGTCAATGCTCGGGTGATTGCCGACAAGATGGCCGCAGATCTCAGCGCCGCCGACCCGGCTAACGCCGAGCGTTATCAGAGCAATGCCAAAGCATTCGACGAGCGTCTGGACGCGCTGGATCAGCGTTTGAAGAAGCGTCTGGCCAGTGTTGAAGGCAAGCCGTACTTCGTCTTCCACGAGGCGTTTGATTACTTTGAAGAAGCTTATGGCCTGAAGCATGCCGGTGTGTTCAGCGTGGCCGCCGAAGTGCAGCCGGGCGCGCAACATGTCGCGGCGATGCGCAAGCGCTTGCAGGAAGTGGGCAAGACTTGTGTGTTCAGCGAACCGCCGTTGCGTCCGCGTTTGGCCGAAACCCTTGTGGCTGGCCTGCCGGTGAAGCTGGCTGAGCTGGATGCGTTGGGCGGGTACACCCCGGCGACGGCTCAGGGCTATGAGCAGGTGTTGGAAAAGTTGGGCAATGATTTGGCCGGGTGCCTGGAGTCTCTGTAA
- a CDS encoding Fur family transcriptional regulator, producing MPITPIASRPHDHSHCVHSALSEADTLCAQKGLRLTALRRRVLELVWQSHKPLGAYDILAVLSEQDGRRAAPPTVYRALDFLLENGLVHRISSLNAFVGCVHPEHAHQGQFLICRDCHAAIELEQKVISDAIINSAKDVGFIVEAQTVEVVGLCSGCQGA from the coding sequence ATGCCTATTACACCGATTGCCAGCCGTCCCCACGACCACTCTCATTGCGTGCACAGCGCTTTGTCCGAGGCCGATACCTTGTGCGCCCAAAAAGGCTTGCGCCTGACCGCGTTGCGCCGCCGGGTGCTGGAATTGGTGTGGCAGAGCCACAAGCCGCTGGGCGCCTACGACATTCTTGCCGTGTTGAGCGAGCAGGACGGCCGCCGCGCCGCGCCGCCGACCGTGTACCGTGCGCTGGATTTCCTCTTGGAAAACGGCCTGGTACACCGCATCTCCTCGCTGAACGCCTTCGTTGGCTGCGTACACCCGGAACATGCGCATCAGGGCCAGTTCCTGATTTGCCGCGATTGCCACGCCGCCATCGAACTTGAACAAAAAGTGATCAGCGACGCGATCATCAATAGCGCCAAAGACGTTGGTTTCATCGTCGAAGCGCAGACCGTCGAAGTCGTCGGCCTGTGCTCCGGTTGCCAGGGGGCTTGA
- a CDS encoding homoserine kinase: MSVFTPLARPELETFLAPYGLGRLLDFQGIAAGSENTNFFISLEQGEFVLTLVERGPVQEMPFFIDLLDVLHEADLPVPYALRTTDGVALRELKGKPALLQPRLSGKHIKVANAQHCAQVGELQAHLHLATQGERMIKRKTDRGLDWMLEEGTEFLSHLSDEPRALLQKALAEITERKDKILALPRANIHADLFRDNAMFEGTHLTGLIDFYNACSGPMLYDVAIALNDWCSDEDGLIDGPRARAFLGAYAALRPFTAAEAELWPTMLRVACVRFWLSRLIAAEQFAGQDVLIHDPKEFEQRLAQRQQVHTPLPFAL; this comes from the coding sequence ATGTCTGTGTTCACTCCCCTGGCTCGGCCCGAGCTGGAAACCTTTCTCGCCCCTTACGGGCTTGGCCGTCTGCTTGATTTCCAGGGGATCGCCGCCGGCAGCGAAAACACCAACTTCTTTATCAGCCTGGAGCAGGGCGAGTTCGTCCTGACCCTGGTCGAGCGCGGCCCGGTGCAGGAGATGCCGTTCTTCATCGACCTGCTCGACGTGCTCCACGAAGCCGACTTGCCGGTGCCGTACGCGTTGCGCACCACTGACGGCGTGGCATTGCGTGAGCTGAAAGGTAAGCCGGCGCTGCTGCAACCGCGTCTGTCGGGCAAGCACATCAAGGTCGCCAATGCTCAGCATTGCGCGCAGGTCGGCGAGTTGCAGGCGCATCTGCACCTGGCGACTCAGGGCGAGCGCATGATCAAGCGCAAGACCGACCGTGGCCTGGACTGGATGCTGGAGGAGGGCACGGAGTTTCTTTCGCACTTGAGCGATGAGCCGCGTGCCTTGCTGCAAAAAGCGTTGGCTGAAATCACCGAGCGTAAAGACAAGATTCTTGCGCTGCCTCGGGCGAACATTCATGCCGACCTGTTTCGCGATAACGCGATGTTCGAAGGTACGCACCTGACCGGGTTGATCGACTTCTACAACGCCTGCTCGGGGCCGATGCTGTATGACGTGGCGATTGCCTTGAACGACTGGTGTTCGGACGAGGACGGTCTGATTGATGGCCCGCGTGCTCGCGCATTCCTTGGCGCTTATGCGGCGCTGCGACCATTCACGGCGGCGGAGGCTGAGTTGTGGCCGACCATGCTGCGTGTGGCCTGTGTGCGGTTCTGGCTGTCGCGATTGATCGCGGCGGAGCAGTTTGCCGGGCAGGACGTGTTGATTCACGATCCAAAAGAGTTTGAGCAGCGTTTGGCGCAGCGGCAGCAGGTACACACACCGCTACCTTTCGCCCTTTAA
- a CDS encoding cytochrome c5 family protein, protein MTKWLLAAGVLMPLYSAQATQDPEAVYNRVCGACHSGQLPMAPERGDQEAWTPRLAKGMGTLVQHVTQGFKAMPPRGLCMDCSAEDYQAIILWMSE, encoded by the coding sequence ATGACGAAATGGCTGCTGGCTGCCGGAGTCTTGATGCCGCTTTACAGCGCACAGGCTACACAGGATCCGGAAGCTGTGTACAACCGTGTTTGTGGTGCCTGTCATTCCGGCCAACTACCCATGGCGCCCGAAAGAGGCGATCAGGAAGCTTGGACGCCGAGGTTGGCGAAAGGTATGGGGACGCTGGTGCAACACGTAACCCAGGGTTTCAAGGCGATGCCGCCGCGTGGTTTGTGCATGGACTGCAGTGCCGAGGATTACCAAGCCATCATCCTTTGGATGAGCGAGTAA